One segment of Pseudobythopirellula maris DNA contains the following:
- a CDS encoding co-chaperone GroES: MATATKKKSKSKVKLEPMGDKVVVEREVSADVTAGGIVLPDSAKDKPSRGTIVAVGPGKLLDDGGRGELQVKVGDRVLFTSYAPETIEIGDEELLLMAESDILAVIE, encoded by the coding sequence ATGGCGACCGCCACGAAGAAGAAGTCCAAGAGCAAGGTCAAGCTCGAGCCGATGGGCGACAAGGTCGTTGTCGAGCGCGAAGTGTCGGCCGACGTCACGGCCGGCGGTATCGTCCTGCCCGATTCGGCCAAGGACAAGCCGAGCCGCGGCACGATCGTGGCCGTGGGCCCCGGCAAGCTTCTGGACGACGGCGGCCGTGGCGAGCTGCAAGTGAAGGTCGGCGACCGCGTCCTCTTCACCAGCTACGCCCCCGAGACCATCGAGATCGGCGACGAAGAGCTGCTGTTGATGGCCGAGAGCGACATCTTGGCCGTGATCGAGTGA
- the groL gene encoding chaperonin GroEL (60 kDa chaperone family; promotes refolding of misfolded polypeptides especially under stressful conditions; forms two stacked rings of heptamers to form a barrel-shaped 14mer; ends can be capped by GroES; misfolded proteins enter the barrel where they are refolded when GroES binds), translating to MAKMIAFDQEARDAMRRGVQKLARAVKVTLGPKGRNVILQKSFGSPTVTKDGVSVAKEIELEDAYENMGAQMVKEVASKTSDVAGDGTTTATVLAEAIFNEGIKAVVAGVNPVQMKQGIEQAVEEITAELKKLSIKVKSTEEMAQVGTVASNGDREIGDMLAKAMEKVGKDGVITVDEGKSLATEVEWVEGMQFDRGYLSPYFVTDQQSMECVLEDCYVLIHEKKISNIKDLIPVLEAVVNSSKPLLIVAEDIDGEALATLVINKLRGTFNVAAVKAPGFGDRRKAMLGDIATLTGGQAVFEDLGVKLDSLTLADLGRAKKVIIDKDNTTIIEGAGKSGDIKGRIDQIRREIDNSSSDYDREKLEERLAKLSGGVAKVNVGAATESEMKEKKARVEDALHATRAAVEEGILPGGGVALVRCSSKVKAKDLSHDQEIGYNIVVRSCRAPLTAIASNAGKDGGVVCEKVADSKGAEGYNAATDVYEDLVKAGVIDPVKVTRTALQNAASVATLLLTSDALIADAPKKEKAGHGAPGMDDMY from the coding sequence ATGGCCAAGATGATCGCCTTTGATCAAGAGGCCCGCGACGCGATGCGTCGTGGCGTCCAGAAACTCGCCCGCGCTGTGAAAGTGACGCTCGGTCCCAAGGGCCGCAACGTCATCCTTCAGAAGTCCTTCGGCTCGCCCACCGTCACCAAGGACGGCGTGTCGGTCGCTAAGGAGATCGAGCTGGAGGACGCCTACGAGAACATGGGCGCCCAGATGGTGAAGGAAGTCGCCAGCAAGACCTCCGACGTCGCCGGCGACGGCACCACCACCGCCACCGTGCTCGCCGAAGCGATCTTCAACGAGGGCATCAAGGCCGTCGTGGCCGGCGTGAACCCGGTGCAGATGAAGCAGGGCATCGAGCAAGCGGTTGAGGAGATCACCGCCGAGCTCAAGAAGCTCTCGATCAAGGTCAAGAGCACCGAAGAGATGGCCCAGGTCGGCACCGTGGCCAGCAACGGCGACCGCGAGATCGGCGACATGCTCGCCAAGGCGATGGAGAAGGTCGGCAAGGACGGCGTCATCACGGTCGACGAGGGCAAGAGCCTCGCCACCGAGGTCGAGTGGGTCGAGGGCATGCAGTTCGACCGCGGCTACCTCTCGCCGTACTTCGTCACCGACCAGCAGTCGATGGAGTGCGTGCTCGAAGACTGCTACGTGCTGATCCACGAGAAGAAGATCTCCAACATCAAGGACCTCATCCCGGTCCTCGAGGCGGTGGTCAACTCCAGCAAGCCGCTCCTGATCGTCGCCGAAGACATCGACGGCGAGGCGCTCGCCACGCTCGTGATCAACAAGCTCCGCGGCACGTTCAACGTGGCCGCGGTGAAAGCCCCCGGCTTCGGCGATCGCCGCAAGGCGATGCTCGGCGACATCGCCACGCTGACCGGCGGCCAGGCCGTCTTTGAGGACCTCGGCGTCAAGCTCGACAGCCTCACGCTGGCCGACCTCGGCCGCGCCAAGAAGGTGATCATCGACAAGGACAACACGACGATCATCGAGGGCGCCGGCAAGAGCGGCGACATCAAGGGCCGGATCGATCAGATCCGCCGCGAGATCGACAACTCGTCGAGCGACTACGACCGCGAGAAGCTCGAAGAGCGTCTCGCCAAGCTGTCGGGCGGCGTGGCCAAGGTGAACGTTGGCGCCGCGACCGAGAGCGAGATGAAGGAGAAGAAGGCCCGCGTCGAAGACGCCCTGCACGCCACGCGTGCGGCCGTCGAAGAGGGCATCCTCCCGGGCGGCGGCGTCGCGCTGGTCCGCTGCTCGAGCAAGGTCAAGGCGAAGGACCTCAGCCACGACCAGGAGATCGGCTACAACATCGTGGTCCGCAGCTGCCGGGCGCCGCTCACGGCGATCGCCAGCAACGCCGGCAAAGACGGCGGCGTGGTCTGCGAGAAGGTCGCCGACTCGAAGGGCGCCGAGGGCTACAACGCCGCGACCGACGTCTACGAAGACCTCGTGAAGGCCGGCGTCATCGACCCGGTGAAGGTCACCCGCACGGCGCTTCAGAACGCCGCCAGCGTGGCGACCTTGTTGCTGACGTCTGACGCGCTGATCGCCGACGCTCCGAAGAAGGAGAAGGCGGGCCACGGCGCCCCGGGCATGGACGACATGTATTGA
- a CDS encoding DoxX family protein, producing the protein MPSTELSWPRWVLKLLLGLLLLTAGTGHLTFARQEFRAQVPDWVPMEEDTVVLLSGVAELALGAALVALRGRAATYGGLAAAVFFVLVFPGNVSQYVNQIDAFGLDTDGKRLARLFFQPLFVLWALWSTEGLKFLRSRFSG; encoded by the coding sequence ATGCCTTCGACCGAGCTGTCGTGGCCCCGTTGGGTCTTGAAGCTGCTGTTGGGATTGCTGTTGCTCACAGCCGGCACGGGGCATTTGACGTTTGCGCGGCAGGAGTTTCGGGCCCAGGTTCCCGACTGGGTCCCGATGGAGGAGGACACAGTGGTCCTGCTATCGGGCGTGGCCGAACTGGCGTTGGGCGCGGCGCTCGTCGCCTTGCGCGGCCGGGCGGCGACCTACGGCGGCCTGGCGGCGGCGGTCTTCTTCGTGCTCGTCTTTCCTGGCAATGTGTCGCAATACGTCAACCAGATCGACGCCTTCGGCCTCGACACCGACGGCAAACGCCTCGCCCGATTGTTCTTTCAGCCACTGTTCGTGTTGTGGGCCTTGTGGAGCACCGAGGGACTCAAATTCTTGAGAAGCCGCTTCAGTGGGTAG
- the mtaB gene encoding tRNA (N(6)-L-threonylcarbamoyladenosine(37)-C(2))-methylthiotransferase MtaB, with amino-acid sequence MKLRTHTLGCKVNQYETEYLREGLATIGYAEPEGDEPADLCVVNTCTVTAEGDSKSRQVIRRMARKNPGAKIVVMGCYATRAPDEVAALPQVTEVLTDKRELPDLLGRFGVTDVPTGVSGLGGRSRAYLKVQDGCILRCSFCIIPHIRPHLTSRPVEHLQDEVRRLVGNGYREIVLTGIHLGHYGVDWNRERPTDKASWIRLSHLVRRLAEIPGEFRLRLSSIEATEVTRELLDVMADHPKKICPHLHISMQSGSESVLRRMRRRWGRQRYLDRCAMVRDRLDNPAITTDVIVGFPGETEAEFAETLDACRQAGFSKIHAFPFSRRRGTPAWDMEGQLSKEVKTQRVHELGRLESELKTAYYQTLVGKQLQVLVESEVKDKPGRFVGTSCRYAPVEVEGSRDQVGELVEVEYAGPASRVHGMHPSPV; translated from the coding sequence ATGAAATTACGCACCCACACGCTCGGTTGCAAAGTCAACCAATACGAGACCGAGTACCTGCGCGAGGGGCTCGCAACGATCGGCTACGCCGAGCCCGAGGGCGACGAGCCGGCCGACCTGTGCGTCGTGAACACCTGCACGGTCACGGCCGAGGGCGACTCCAAGAGCCGGCAGGTGATCCGCCGCATGGCGCGCAAGAACCCCGGCGCCAAGATCGTGGTGATGGGCTGCTACGCCACTCGCGCGCCCGACGAGGTCGCCGCCCTGCCGCAGGTCACCGAGGTGCTCACCGACAAACGCGAGCTGCCCGACCTGTTGGGCCGTTTCGGAGTGACCGACGTGCCGACCGGCGTTTCGGGCCTGGGGGGCCGCAGCCGGGCGTACCTCAAGGTGCAAGACGGCTGCATCTTGCGCTGCAGCTTTTGCATCATCCCCCACATCCGCCCGCACCTTACGAGCCGCCCCGTGGAGCACCTCCAGGACGAGGTCCGCCGGCTCGTGGGCAACGGCTACCGCGAGATCGTGCTCACCGGCATCCACCTGGGTCATTACGGCGTCGACTGGAACCGCGAGCGGCCGACCGACAAAGCGTCGTGGATCCGGTTGTCGCACCTCGTGCGCCGGCTTGCCGAGATCCCCGGCGAGTTCAGGTTGCGTCTGTCGAGCATCGAGGCGACGGAGGTCACCCGCGAGCTGCTGGACGTGATGGCTGACCACCCCAAGAAGATCTGCCCGCACCTGCACATCTCGATGCAGTCGGGCTCCGAGAGCGTGCTGCGCCGCATGCGTCGCCGCTGGGGCCGCCAGCGTTACCTCGACCGCTGCGCCATGGTCCGCGATCGGCTCGACAACCCGGCGATCACGACCGACGTGATCGTTGGCTTCCCCGGCGAGACCGAGGCCGAGTTCGCCGAGACCCTCGACGCCTGCCGCCAGGCCGGCTTCTCCAAGATCCACGCCTTCCCCTTCAGCCGCCGCCGCGGCACGCCGGCGTGGGACATGGAGGGCCAGCTGAGCAAAGAGGTCAAAACGCAGCGCGTCCACGAGCTCGGCCGCTTAGAGAGCGAGCTGAAAACAGCCTACTACCAAACGCTCGTGGGCAAACAGCTCCAGGTGCTCGTGGAGTCGGAAGTCAAAGACAAGCCGGGCCGGTTTGTGGGGACTTCTTGTCGTTACGCGCCGGTGGAGGTGGAGGGGAGCCGCGATCAGGTGGGGGAACTGGTGGAGGTGGAATACGCGGGGCCAGCCAGTAGGGTGCATGGAATGCACCCGAGCCCGGTTTGA
- a CDS encoding ATP-dependent Clp protease adaptor ClpS: MTDLDPFEEGDGPDGGATTIVRPKRAPEPKKTDPKRREVPRYHVILWDSEEHTYEYVERMLRELFGHDATQCLKIAETVDAAGRAVVLTTTKEHAELKRDQIQAYGKDESTKGCKGSMSATIEAVP, translated from the coding sequence ATGACCGACCTCGACCCTTTCGAAGAAGGCGACGGCCCCGATGGCGGCGCCACCACCATCGTCCGCCCCAAACGGGCGCCCGAGCCCAAAAAGACCGACCCGAAACGCCGCGAAGTCCCCCGCTACCACGTCATCCTCTGGGACAGCGAGGAGCATACTTACGAGTATGTGGAGCGGATGCTCCGTGAGCTGTTCGGCCACGACGCCACGCAGTGCCTCAAAATCGCCGAAACGGTCGACGCCGCCGGCCGTGCGGTCGTTCTGACGACGACCAAAGAGCACGCCGAACTCAAACGCGACCAGATCCAGGCTTACGGCAAAGATGAATCGACCAAAGGCTGCAAAGGGTCGATGTCGGCGACGATCGAAGCCGTCCCTTGA
- a CDS encoding dipeptidase, which produces MSQLDSHLEENASRHEERLMELLRIASVSADSAHAGDVQRAADWVAALLSEGTQLQVETIPTAGHPLVYAESPAVEGKPVVLIYGHYDVQPPDPLDEWLTPPFEPTVRNGAVYARGATDDKGQMLTHLLSTLAVLEVEGELPLQLKILIEGEEEVGSENLEKYVAENQDKLACDCVVISDSSQFAPGVPAVTYGLRGIAYYEVRLQGPKQDLHSGTFGGGVTNPANTLAKLLAALVDGEGRIQVPGFYDDVAELTEREREEFAGLPFDEAKFKKQLGVDGLTGEAGYSTLERRWARPTCDINGLWSGYQGEGAKTVLPAKAGAKFSFRLVPDQDPAKVTAGLRQLFEPLLPPGIEMELIDFHGAPGVVFPLESPAMEAAATAIEHGFGSRPVFIREGGSIPIVNRFAKELNCEVLLLGWGLDDDNTHSPNEKFNLGDFHRGIRSSAALWQQLSECGIRSAECGAT; this is translated from the coding sequence ATGAGTCAACTGGACTCTCACCTCGAAGAAAACGCCTCGCGACACGAAGAGCGGCTCATGGAGCTGCTCCGCATCGCGAGCGTCAGCGCCGATTCGGCCCACGCGGGCGACGTGCAGCGGGCGGCCGATTGGGTCGCCGCCCTCTTGTCTGAGGGGACCCAGCTCCAGGTCGAGACGATCCCCACGGCCGGTCACCCGCTGGTTTACGCCGAGTCGCCCGCCGTTGAGGGCAAGCCGGTTGTGCTGATTTACGGCCATTACGACGTGCAGCCGCCCGACCCCTTGGACGAGTGGCTCACGCCGCCGTTCGAGCCCACCGTGCGCAACGGCGCCGTCTACGCCCGCGGCGCCACCGACGACAAAGGGCAGATGCTCACCCACCTGCTGAGCACCCTGGCGGTGCTCGAGGTCGAGGGCGAGCTGCCGCTGCAGCTGAAGATCTTGATCGAGGGCGAGGAAGAGGTCGGCAGCGAGAACCTCGAGAAGTATGTCGCCGAGAACCAAGACAAGCTCGCCTGCGATTGTGTGGTGATCAGCGACAGCTCGCAGTTCGCCCCCGGCGTGCCGGCGGTGACTTACGGATTGCGCGGCATCGCCTACTACGAGGTCCGTCTGCAGGGCCCGAAGCAAGACCTGCACAGCGGCACGTTCGGCGGCGGGGTGACGAACCCGGCCAACACGCTCGCCAAGCTGCTGGCCGCTTTGGTCGACGGCGAGGGCCGCATTCAGGTCCCCGGCTTTTACGACGACGTTGCCGAGCTGACCGAGCGTGAGCGGGAGGAGTTTGCCGGCCTGCCGTTCGACGAGGCGAAGTTTAAGAAGCAGCTCGGCGTCGATGGGCTCACGGGCGAGGCGGGCTATTCGACGCTCGAGCGGCGTTGGGCGCGGCCGACCTGCGACATCAACGGCCTGTGGAGCGGCTACCAGGGCGAGGGCGCCAAGACGGTGTTGCCGGCCAAAGCGGGCGCCAAATTCAGCTTCCGCCTGGTGCCGGACCAAGACCCCGCGAAAGTGACCGCGGGCCTCCGCCAGCTGTTCGAGCCGCTGCTGCCGCCCGGAATCGAAATGGAATTGATCGATTTCCACGGGGCTCCGGGCGTGGTCTTCCCGCTCGAGAGCCCCGCGATGGAGGCGGCCGCCACGGCGATCGAGCACGGTTTCGGCAGCCGGCCGGTCTTTATCCGTGAGGGGGGCTCGATCCCGATCGTGAATCGGTTCGCCAAGGAACTGAATTGCGAGGTGCTCTTGCTAGGATGGGGCCTGGACGACGACAACACCCACAGCCCGAACGAGAAGTTCAACCTCGGCGATTTCCACCGCGGCATCCGCTCCAGCGCGGCCCTGTGGCAACAACTCTCTGAATGCGGGATCCGGAGTGCGGAATGCGGAGCGACCTGA
- the serS gene encoding serine--tRNA ligase, producing the protein MLDKRFVLENAELVQSNCERRGVKVDVPRFVELETKRRGLQQEIEDLSRQANEVSKSIGKAKDEAEREQRKEEGRSLRDEKDAKASEIERISAEADALHRRMPNLTHPESPVGGEDSSRELRKGEIEVRRMGFPVSDHVELAEQHDLIDFEAGARIAGNGFYFLKNEAAMLELALQQYAMQTLIREGFTPMTTPDLARGEILQGVGFIPRGPETQIYSVENFDLNLVATAEITLGGMMAGQVIDEEDLPIKLCGVSHCFRTEAGSAGRASRGLYRVHQFTKVEMFAFTTPDQSEDTLNMFLDLECEIFNGLGLPFRVLDIATGDLGGPAYRKFDLEAWMPGRGEHGEYGEVTSTSNCTDYQARRLDIRYKTKGEKGTNFVHTLNGTAVAISRALIAILENCQQADGSILVPEALRPWIGKERIGVPEEADEPVEA; encoded by the coding sequence ATGCTAGACAAGCGATTCGTACTCGAGAACGCCGAACTGGTTCAGTCCAACTGCGAGCGTCGCGGGGTGAAGGTCGACGTGCCCCGCTTCGTGGAGCTCGAGACCAAGCGGCGCGGCTTGCAACAGGAGATCGAAGACCTCTCGCGTCAAGCGAACGAGGTGAGCAAGTCGATCGGCAAAGCCAAGGACGAGGCCGAGCGTGAGCAGCGCAAGGAAGAGGGCCGCAGCCTGCGCGACGAGAAGGACGCCAAGGCGTCGGAGATCGAGCGCATCTCCGCCGAGGCCGACGCGCTGCACCGCCGCATGCCGAACCTCACCCACCCCGAGTCACCCGTTGGCGGCGAAGACTCCAGCCGCGAGTTGCGCAAGGGCGAGATCGAGGTCCGGCGGATGGGCTTCCCGGTCTCCGACCACGTGGAGCTGGCCGAGCAGCACGACCTGATCGACTTCGAGGCGGGAGCGCGGATCGCGGGCAACGGGTTCTACTTCCTAAAGAACGAAGCGGCGATGCTGGAGCTCGCGCTGCAGCAGTACGCCATGCAGACGCTCATCCGCGAGGGCTTCACCCCGATGACCACGCCCGACCTCGCCCGCGGCGAGATCCTGCAGGGCGTCGGCTTCATCCCGCGCGGTCCGGAGACCCAGATCTACAGCGTCGAGAACTTCGACCTGAACCTCGTGGCGACGGCCGAGATCACGCTCGGCGGCATGATGGCCGGCCAGGTCATCGACGAGGAAGACCTGCCGATCAAGCTCTGCGGCGTGAGCCACTGCTTCCGCACCGAGGCGGGCTCGGCCGGCCGGGCGTCGCGCGGCCTCTACCGGGTGCACCAGTTCACCAAGGTCGAGATGTTCGCCTTCACCACGCCCGACCAGAGCGAGGACACGCTCAACATGTTCCTCGACCTGGAGTGCGAGATCTTCAACGGGCTCGGGCTCCCGTTCCGGGTGCTCGACATCGCCACGGGCGACCTGGGCGGTCCGGCCTATCGCAAGTTCGACCTCGAGGCGTGGATGCCCGGTCGCGGCGAGCACGGCGAGTACGGCGAGGTGACGAGCACCAGCAACTGCACCGACTACCAGGCGCGGCGGCTCGACATCCGCTACAAGACCAAGGGCGAGAAGGGGACGAACTTCGTCCACACCCTCAACGGCACGGCGGTGGCCATCAGCCGGGCGCTGATCGCGATCCTCGAGAACTGCCAGCAAGCCGACGGATCGATCCTCGTTCCCGAGGCGCTCAGGCCGTGGATCGGCAAAGAGCGGATCGGCGTTCCCGAAGAGGCCGACGAACCGGTCGAGGCCTGA
- a CDS encoding Hpt domain-containing protein, producing MSLPAEIPILADPGMRELVDGFVMTFESKSLQLERLLVHQDYPEIKRLSHQIKGAGGSYGFTGLTAPAAQVERLCDSVTDSDESQAAVAVEAAVTVLQEKLLHAAAAWNVSASSA from the coding sequence ATGAGCCTTCCCGCGGAAATCCCGATCTTGGCCGACCCCGGCATGCGTGAGTTGGTCGACGGCTTCGTCATGACCTTCGAGAGCAAGTCGCTGCAGCTCGAACGGCTGCTGGTCCACCAGGACTACCCCGAGATCAAGCGCCTGTCACACCAGATCAAAGGGGCGGGCGGGAGCTACGGCTTCACGGGGCTCACGGCCCCCGCCGCACAAGTCGAGCGGCTGTGCGATTCCGTCACCGATAGCGACGAATCGCAAGCGGCTGTGGCCGTGGAAGCGGCGGTCACCGTGCTGCAAGAGAAGTTGCTCCATGCGGCCGCCGCCTGGAACGTGTCGGCGTCTTCGGCCTAA
- a CDS encoding response regulator, with protein MLPTNGNAILHVDDSPDMTALVAKYLGDAGYRVESLNNPLDAIATIERGQFRIVLLDIDMPQKSGMHLLSEIKSLDAGIQVIMLTSLVSVTTVLESMQEGAEACFFKPLSDPEPLLEAVADSKRRCDRWWHAMRDLTQRRREECSGAAGEEIEAIEIS; from the coding sequence ATGCTGCCGACAAACGGGAACGCGATCCTCCACGTTGACGACTCGCCTGACATGACGGCCCTCGTGGCCAAGTATCTTGGCGACGCGGGTTATCGTGTCGAGTCGCTCAACAACCCGCTCGATGCGATCGCCACGATCGAGCGCGGCCAGTTCCGCATCGTTCTGCTGGACATCGACATGCCGCAGAAATCGGGCATGCATCTCCTGTCGGAGATCAAGAGCCTCGACGCGGGGATCCAGGTGATCATGCTCACCAGCCTGGTGAGTGTGACAACGGTCCTCGAGTCGATGCAGGAGGGCGCCGAGGCGTGCTTCTTCAAGCCGCTCAGCGACCCCGAGCCGCTCTTAGAAGCGGTCGCCGATTCGAAGCGACGCTGCGATCGCTGGTGGCACGCGATGCGCGACCTGACACAGCGCCGCCGCGAAGAGTGCAGTGGAGCCGCGGGCGAAGAGATCGAAGCAATCGAGATCTCCTGA
- a CDS encoding keratin-like protein produces MNLRFALSAFCLGAVALGAADANAFGFGMFKGGCCEPSCCVAEPSCGCAEPSCCAPEPSCCVAEPSCGCEADCCDPCCAPRRCGLLSGLKGLFHRNRCCEPACCEPSCCAPEPSCCAPEPSCCVAEPSCGCETDCCDPCCAPRRCGLLSGLKGLFHRNRCCEPSCCVAEPSCGCEPSCAAPACGCGC; encoded by the coding sequence ATGAACCTTCGTTTCGCTTTGTCGGCGTTCTGTCTGGGCGCTGTTGCGCTGGGCGCGGCCGACGCCAACGCCTTCGGCTTTGGCATGTTCAAGGGTGGTTGCTGCGAGCCGAGCTGCTGCGTCGCTGAGCCCTCGTGTGGTTGCGCCGAGCCGTCGTGCTGCGCTCCCGAGCCGAGCTGCTGCGTCGCTGAGCCCTCGTGCGGCTGTGAGGCCGATTGCTGCGACCCCTGCTGCGCTCCCCGTCGTTGCGGCCTGCTGAGCGGCCTCAAGGGGCTGTTCCATCGCAACCGTTGCTGCGAGCCCGCTTGCTGCGAGCCGAGCTGCTGCGCCCCCGAGCCGTCTTGCTGCGCTCCGGAGCCAAGCTGCTGCGTCGCCGAGCCTTCGTGCGGTTGCGAGACCGACTGCTGCGACCCGTGCTGCGCCCCGCGTCGTTGCGGTCTGCTGAGCGGCCTCAAGGGGCTGTTCCACCGGAACCGCTGCTGCGAGCCCAGCTGCTGCGTCGCCGAGCCGTCGTGCGGCTGCGAGCCGAGCTGTGCCGCCCCCGCTTGCGGTTGCGGCTGCTGA
- a CDS encoding DedA family protein, which produces MLDSLFGHLGYLGIVAFLALCGCGIPVPEEAPLVLAGVLSSNGTLNPTLAFGSCLLGALLGDSVMYGLGRHFGHEWLTKHPSVSRFINAEKEEKLEHVVQRHGFKVVVLTRFLIGVRGPVYYAAGAAKVPYLRFLLWDLVAASIVVSAVFGLSYYYGERIAELVGDAERAATLVVLLVLLVGGFFLYRAHQRRMDATLEKYADEDEESETSDAAAEAQPGVVAAHSEGTQESQDSSSNEAPSNEAQPSGAPSSGAPSSKASVT; this is translated from the coding sequence GTGCTCGACTCCCTGTTTGGTCACCTCGGTTACCTCGGCATTGTCGCGTTCCTCGCGCTCTGTGGGTGCGGCATCCCCGTGCCGGAAGAGGCGCCGCTCGTGCTCGCCGGTGTGCTCAGCTCGAACGGCACGCTGAACCCGACCCTGGCGTTCGGCTCGTGCCTGCTGGGCGCCTTGCTGGGCGACTCGGTGATGTACGGCTTGGGGCGCCACTTTGGACACGAGTGGCTGACTAAGCACCCGAGCGTTTCGCGGTTTATCAACGCCGAGAAGGAAGAGAAGCTCGAGCACGTCGTGCAGCGGCACGGTTTTAAGGTGGTCGTGCTCACTCGGTTCCTGATCGGCGTGCGCGGCCCGGTCTACTACGCCGCCGGGGCCGCCAAGGTGCCCTACCTGCGGTTCCTGCTCTGGGACTTGGTGGCGGCCTCGATCGTGGTGAGCGCCGTTTTCGGTTTGTCATACTACTACGGCGAACGGATCGCCGAGCTGGTGGGCGACGCCGAGCGGGCCGCCACGCTGGTTGTTCTGCTGGTCCTGCTGGTGGGCGGCTTCTTCTTGTACCGAGCTCACCAGCGACGCATGGACGCGACCCTCGAGAAGTACGCCGACGAGGACGAGGAGTCCGAAACAAGCGACGCGGCCGCCGAGGCCCAGCCCGGCGTGGTCGCCGCTCACTCCGAGGGCACGCAAGAAAGCCAAGATTCTTCTTCCAACGAAGCGCCGTCTAACGAAGCTCAGCCTAGCGGCGCCCCGTCGAGCGGAGCCCCGTCGAGCAAGGCTTCGGTCACCTAG
- a CDS encoding FAD:protein FMN transferase, which produces MSKSVHSRRDFLRGKAAAGAIADVVENTLDAVLPAESPRPLAAASPSDAPTGLVRIYHRRAMACDFELRVRDDRSRDLDRPAIAALDLVDQVEDRLTVYRDHGATVEMNRAAAAAPVVVDDDLFRLLELCDRLYQITGGAFDPTSGPLSRVWGFHRREGRLPDGGEIAQALATVGWDQVALDPKARTVHFGAEGVEINFNSIGKGWALDRVGEGLAERGVDDFLMHGGRSTLLAHNPSKDAPQAHGWWVALPNPLRPGERLAQVGLAGEAFSTSGSATQFFEHEGRRFGHLIDPRTGWPAEGLLSASALAPTAAEADALSTAFYVMGAEATASFCDANPQYGALLVEPSDTAGGAALSVFNLPEDRWRPEKPD; this is translated from the coding sequence ATGTCCAAGAGCGTACACTCACGACGTGATTTTCTGCGCGGCAAGGCGGCGGCCGGCGCGATCGCGGACGTTGTGGAGAACACGCTCGACGCCGTTCTGCCCGCCGAGTCCCCCCGGCCGCTGGCCGCGGCGTCGCCCTCCGACGCGCCGACCGGGTTGGTGCGCATCTACCACCGGCGAGCGATGGCGTGTGACTTCGAGCTGCGGGTGCGCGACGACCGCTCGCGCGACCTCGACCGCCCCGCGATCGCAGCGCTCGACCTTGTCGACCAAGTCGAAGACAGGCTGACCGTCTACCGCGACCACGGGGCGACGGTCGAGATGAACCGCGCGGCGGCCGCCGCGCCGGTTGTCGTGGACGACGATCTGTTCCGCCTGTTGGAGCTCTGCGATCGGCTTTACCAGATCACCGGCGGGGCGTTCGACCCCACGAGCGGGCCGCTCTCCCGAGTGTGGGGTTTCCACCGCCGCGAGGGACGCCTGCCCGACGGGGGCGAGATCGCCCAGGCGCTCGCGACGGTCGGGTGGGACCAGGTTGCGCTCGACCCCAAGGCACGAACCGTTCACTTCGGCGCCGAAGGCGTGGAGATCAACTTCAACAGCATCGGCAAGGGCTGGGCGCTCGACCGGGTGGGGGAAGGCCTCGCCGAGCGCGGCGTCGACGACTTCTTGATGCATGGCGGCCGCAGCACGCTGCTCGCTCACAACCCTTCTAAAGACGCCCCGCAGGCCCACGGCTGGTGGGTCGCCTTGCCGAACCCGCTGCGTCCCGGCGAGCGGCTCGCGCAGGTTGGGCTGGCTGGCGAGGCGTTTAGCACGAGTGGTTCGGCGACACAGTTTTTCGAGCACGAGGGGCGGCGTTTCGGCCACTTGATCGACCCCCGCACCGGATGGCCGGCCGAGGGGCTGCTGAGCGCCTCGGCGCTGGCGCCCACGGCGGCTGAGGCCGACGCCCTGTCGACCGCTTTCTACGTGATGGGCGCCGAGGCGACAGCCTCTTTCTGCGACGCGAACCCGCAATACGGCGCCCTGCTAGTGGAGCCAAGCGACACGGCGGGTGGGGCGGCACTCAGCGTGTTCAACCTGCCTGAAGACCGCTGGCGCCCCGAAAAGCCAGATTGA